A genomic segment from Alteribacillus bidgolensis encodes:
- a CDS encoding alpha-ketoacid dehydrogenase subunit beta has protein sequence MARELNVSGAINEALKIAMEKDENVILLGEDVAGGAEVDHLQNDEAWGGVLGVTKGLVQQFGRERVLDTPISEAGYIGASMGAAVTGLRPIAELMFNDFIGCCLDQVLNQGAKFRYMFGGKAKVPVTIRTTHGAGFRAAAQHSQSLYGLFTSIPGLKVVVPSTAYDAKGLLLASIEDDDPVIFFEDKTLYNNSGEVPEGYYTIPLGKADIKREGEDITIVAIGKQVHTALAAADQLSAKGLEVEVVDPRSLSPLDEETILSSVEKTNRLIVIDEANPRCSAATDIASMVGEKAFDSLDAPIKKITAPHTPVPFSPKLEDLYLPSPEKVIKAVTELTGENSLLSV, from the coding sequence ATGGCAAGAGAATTGAATGTTTCCGGTGCAATCAATGAAGCGTTGAAAATAGCGATGGAAAAAGATGAAAATGTCATTTTATTAGGTGAAGATGTGGCTGGTGGAGCAGAAGTGGATCATTTGCAAAATGATGAAGCATGGGGTGGCGTACTAGGGGTTACAAAGGGGTTAGTTCAGCAATTCGGACGTGAACGGGTCCTTGATACACCGATTTCAGAAGCTGGGTATATTGGTGCCTCTATGGGAGCTGCTGTTACAGGTCTGCGGCCAATTGCAGAATTGATGTTTAATGATTTTATTGGATGTTGTTTGGACCAGGTTTTAAATCAAGGCGCAAAATTTCGTTATATGTTTGGTGGAAAAGCAAAAGTTCCTGTAACTATTCGAACGACTCATGGTGCTGGATTTCGAGCTGCAGCACAACATTCACAGAGTTTATATGGACTGTTTACTAGCATACCTGGATTAAAGGTTGTAGTACCCTCAACGGCTTACGATGCAAAAGGATTATTACTAGCATCGATCGAAGATGATGACCCGGTCATATTCTTTGAGGATAAGACGCTGTACAACAATTCAGGGGAGGTGCCTGAAGGATATTACACGATTCCATTAGGAAAAGCAGATATTAAGCGAGAAGGGGAAGATATTACGATTGTGGCAATTGGCAAACAAGTTCATACCGCTTTAGCTGCAGCAGACCAATTATCTGCAAAAGGATTAGAAGTTGAAGTTGTCGATCCTAGAAGTTTGTCACCACTTGATGAAGAGACTATCCTGTCTTCTGTGGAAAAAACCAATCGACTAATTGTTATTGATGAAGCCAATCCAAGATGCAGTGCAGCGACGGATATAGCGTCGATGGTAGGAGAGAAAGCGTTTGATTCTTTAGATGCGCCAATTAAAAAGATTACGGCACCCCATACACCGGTACCATTTTCTCCTAAACTAGAAGATTTGTATTTACCATCTCCAGAAAAAGTAATTAAAGCAGTAACAGAATTGACTGGAGAAAACTCGCTTCTTAGCGTGTAA
- a CDS encoding dihydrolipoamide acetyltransferase family protein, whose translation MAQEVVMPKLGMAMKEGTVSQWNKRNGDPVAKGEMIASINSEKIETEVESPADGFLLEIIVQEDQSVPPGTAICYIGNKNEEVKGDKKEPTDLNVNKEEIVENGESAAPVEESPIRSQRKQNNHPVKASPVARKMAEQAGIDVRNLQGTGPKGRVTKADVEKAIENKPSTELVTENAEISDKEQQQKIPVTGMRKVIADRMQDSLSNSAQLTLSMKADVSDLISLRNQLTEVTQKRYETKCSITDFIARAVVLSLRQHKQMNSSLIDDHIHVYDHIHLGMAVALDNGLVVPVILHAENMPLIELSKNIKSVAKEARQGELSSDKMKGSTFTITNLGAYGVGHFTPILNSPETGILGVGATEDIPVFIGDELQRRTIIPLSLTFDHRVLDGAPAAEFLRTIKEHLEEPTTILL comes from the coding sequence ATGGCTCAAGAAGTTGTAATGCCTAAATTAGGAATGGCGATGAAAGAAGGAACCGTCTCACAATGGAATAAAAGAAATGGAGATCCTGTTGCAAAAGGGGAAATGATCGCAAGTATTAATTCTGAAAAAATAGAAACGGAAGTTGAATCTCCGGCAGACGGGTTCCTACTAGAAATAATTGTACAAGAAGATCAAAGCGTACCTCCTGGAACAGCGATATGCTATATTGGCAATAAAAATGAAGAAGTCAAGGGAGATAAGAAAGAACCAACGGATTTAAATGTAAATAAAGAAGAAATAGTAGAGAATGGAGAGTCGGCTGCTCCAGTAGAAGAATCTCCAATCCGTTCACAAAGAAAACAAAATAACCATCCAGTTAAAGCTTCTCCTGTGGCACGAAAAATGGCTGAACAGGCAGGAATTGACGTGAGAAATTTACAGGGTACGGGTCCCAAAGGAAGAGTTACAAAGGCAGATGTAGAGAAAGCCATTGAAAATAAACCTTCCACAGAACTGGTAACAGAAAATGCTGAAATATCAGATAAAGAGCAACAACAGAAGATACCCGTCACAGGTATGAGAAAAGTAATTGCGGACCGAATGCAAGATAGTTTATCAAATAGTGCTCAGTTGACGCTATCGATGAAAGCAGATGTAAGCGATCTTATAAGCCTCCGTAATCAATTGACAGAGGTGACTCAAAAAAGATATGAAACAAAATGTTCTATAACCGATTTCATTGCTCGGGCTGTAGTACTTTCTCTTAGGCAGCATAAGCAAATGAACAGTTCTCTGATTGATGATCACATTCATGTCTATGATCACATTCATCTTGGCATGGCGGTCGCTTTGGATAATGGACTGGTAGTGCCGGTGATCCTTCATGCTGAAAACATGCCTTTGATTGAGCTATCTAAGAACATCAAATCTGTTGCCAAAGAAGCACGCCAGGGAGAATTAAGTAGTGACAAAATGAAAGGTTCCACCTTTACTATTACAAATCTTGGAGCTTATGGAGTAGGGCATTTCACCCCTATATTGAATTCACCTGAAACGGGCATTCTTGGAGTTGGTGCAACGGAGGATATTCCTGTGTTTATTGGGGACGAATTGCAAAGAAGAACCATCATTCCTCTAAGTCTTACTTTTGATCACCGAGTGTTGGACGGAGCACCGGCAGCAGAATTCCTTCGTACCATAAAAGAGCACTTGGAAGAACCTACTACGATTCTTTTATAG
- a CDS encoding thiamine pyrophosphate-dependent dehydrogenase E1 component subunit alpha — protein MKTTQEKEKLFTSEKASWMYQKMLEIRKFEDAVHDIFAQGSLPGFVHLYAGEEAVAVGLCAHLDDNDSITSTHRGHGHCIAKGCDLDGMMAELFGKVSGLCKGKGGSMHIADLDKGMLGANGIVGGGFPLACGSALTAKYKKTNSVSVCFFGDGANNEGTFHEGINLAAIWNLPVIFVAENNGYGEATTFSYASSCNSIADRAAAYNIPGISVDGKDTVAVYQAAEEAVNRARRGEGPTLIECVTYRNYGHFEGDAQTYKSAEEKKEHMKKRDVIDQFRNYVLEEKLATKEELKDIETSVEAAIKKSIDNAKDSLDPEASELLTNVYVSY, from the coding sequence ATGAAAACAACTCAGGAGAAAGAAAAATTATTTACTTCAGAAAAAGCGAGTTGGATGTACCAAAAAATGTTGGAGATTCGGAAATTTGAGGATGCTGTGCATGATATTTTTGCTCAAGGTAGCCTTCCGGGTTTTGTTCATTTATATGCAGGTGAGGAGGCTGTAGCGGTTGGGCTTTGTGCTCACCTTGATGACAACGATAGCATAACGAGTACCCATAGGGGTCATGGTCATTGTATTGCCAAAGGTTGTGATCTCGATGGAATGATGGCCGAATTATTTGGAAAAGTTTCTGGATTGTGCAAAGGAAAAGGTGGCTCTATGCATATCGCTGATTTAGATAAAGGTATGTTAGGAGCAAACGGAATTGTAGGCGGAGGATTTCCACTTGCTTGTGGTTCTGCATTGACAGCTAAATATAAGAAGACCAATTCTGTAAGCGTTTGCTTTTTTGGTGATGGTGCTAATAATGAAGGAACTTTTCATGAAGGAATTAATTTAGCTGCCATTTGGAATTTACCGGTTATTTTTGTTGCTGAAAATAATGGATACGGTGAAGCGACAACGTTTTCTTATGCTTCGAGTTGTAATTCCATTGCCGACCGTGCAGCCGCTTATAACATTCCGGGGATTAGTGTAGATGGAAAAGATACTGTTGCTGTCTATCAAGCTGCCGAAGAAGCAGTGAATAGAGCTCGGCGGGGAGAGGGTCCAACATTAATTGAATGTGTTACTTATCGAAACTACGGACACTTTGAAGGCGATGCTCAAACTTATAAATCGGCAGAGGAGAAAAAGGAACACATGAAAAAACGCGATGTTATTGATCAGTTTAGAAATTATGTATTAGAAGAGAAACTAGCAACAAAAGAAGAATTAAAAGATATTGAAACCTCTGTAGAAGCAGCCATTAAAAAGTCCATAGATAACGCCAAAGATAGCTTGGATCCTGAAGCATCAGAACTGTTAACAAATGTCTATGTATCTTATTAA
- a CDS encoding purine/pyrimidine permease has product MKVIMSSLQWAAFILAGAVVVPIVIGEAFDMSSLEISSFLQRTLFVLGVAGLLQVLLGHRLPLMEGPAGLWWGIFIVYAGLVSSGGLSGESALRQLEAGMLISGTLFLIAGFFRWIDAIKQLFTPLVTGTYLILLVSQLSGSFIQGILGIGYFTDRVDPRVALPAIGILIFTILLSKSSIPFVRSYSILISLITGWIVFYLLHLTKTPSVPAEIFSLPQPLAFGPPELSSGMILTAIMTAMLLLTNMIASMKVVENVIQAQTKTREDPDYNRASIITGVNQWLSGLFAAVGNVPISATAGFLLTTKTVERLPFIIGSLIVIFISFFPAFTTFAANLPTPLGYAVIFITIASLVSLGIREYYSLKMTEQELFIISLSLMIGIGSLFVPGETLTHLPSSVMSIANNGLILGTLTCLVLEQVYQGLDRRKKRKNSA; this is encoded by the coding sequence GTGAAGGTTATTATGTCTTCCTTGCAATGGGCCGCCTTCATCTTAGCGGGGGCGGTTGTCGTTCCAATCGTGATTGGAGAGGCATTCGATATGTCTTCTCTTGAGATATCATCCTTCCTGCAGCGGACGCTATTCGTTTTAGGTGTTGCTGGACTGCTGCAAGTACTTCTTGGCCACCGTCTTCCTTTAATGGAAGGTCCTGCTGGATTATGGTGGGGCATTTTTATTGTCTACGCCGGTCTTGTTTCTTCTGGCGGACTTTCTGGGGAAAGCGCTCTTCGCCAGCTCGAAGCGGGTATGCTGATCAGCGGTACGCTTTTTCTTATAGCTGGTTTTTTTCGTTGGATTGATGCTATCAAACAATTATTCACTCCGCTCGTAACCGGCACCTATTTAATTCTTCTTGTTTCCCAATTGAGCGGCTCGTTTATTCAAGGGATTTTAGGGATCGGCTATTTTACAGACAGAGTGGATCCGCGGGTCGCTTTGCCGGCTATTGGCATTTTAATATTTACCATTTTATTGTCCAAGTCAAGCATTCCATTTGTTCGCAGTTACTCTATTTTAATTAGTTTAATTACCGGCTGGATTGTCTTCTATTTGCTTCATCTCACGAAGACTCCTTCTGTGCCGGCAGAGATATTTTCCCTGCCACAACCACTGGCTTTTGGGCCGCCCGAACTATCGAGCGGCATGATTCTTACCGCTATCATGACAGCCATGCTTTTGTTAACGAATATGATCGCAAGCATGAAGGTCGTAGAAAATGTCATTCAAGCGCAAACTAAGACAAGAGAAGACCCCGATTACAACCGGGCCAGCATTATTACCGGCGTGAATCAATGGTTGAGCGGACTCTTTGCTGCAGTTGGTAACGTTCCTATTTCGGCAACGGCCGGATTTTTGCTGACCACGAAAACGGTGGAACGCCTTCCTTTTATCATCGGAAGTCTTATCGTTATCTTTATCAGCTTTTTCCCAGCGTTTACAACCTTTGCTGCCAATTTACCGACCCCTCTCGGATATGCAGTTATATTTATTACGATTGCAAGCCTCGTCTCCCTCGGAATACGTGAGTATTATTCCTTGAAAATGACTGAACAAGAGCTTTTCATTATATCACTTTCTCTCATGATCGGGATTGGAAGCTTATTTGTCCCTGGGGAAACACTCACACATTTGCCGAGCAGCGTCATGTCGATTGCAAACAACGGTCTCATTCTCGGTACACTCACTTGCCTTGTCCTTGAGCAGGTTTATCAAGGCTTAGATAGAAGAAAGAAGCGCAAGAACTCTGCCTAA
- the lipA gene encoding lipoyl synthase — MGNAEKMLRKPEWLKVKLNTNTNYRGLKKMMREKNLHTVCEEAKCPNIHECWSVRKTATFMILGDICTRACRFCAVKTGIPNELDWSEPTRVAESVKQMGLKHVVITAVARDDLKDGGAEVFAETVRAVRRKNPFCTIEVLPSDMMGIKENLETLMRPKPNILNHNIETVRRLTPTVRARATYNRSLDFLRYAKELHFDIPTKSSLMVGLGETIEEIIELMDDLRTNNVDIMTIGQYLQPTKNHLKVKKYYNPNEFLELKKIALSKGFKHCEAGPLVRSSYHADEQVSVANR, encoded by the coding sequence ATGGGTAACGCAGAAAAAATGTTACGAAAACCTGAATGGTTAAAAGTGAAATTAAACACGAACACCAACTATAGAGGGTTAAAGAAAATGATGCGTGAAAAGAACCTGCATACTGTCTGCGAAGAAGCTAAATGCCCAAATATTCATGAGTGCTGGTCTGTTCGCAAAACAGCTACTTTTATGATATTAGGTGACATATGTACCCGTGCTTGTCGCTTCTGTGCAGTTAAAACAGGTATACCAAATGAACTTGATTGGAGTGAGCCAACACGTGTCGCAGAATCTGTTAAGCAAATGGGTTTAAAACATGTTGTTATAACAGCAGTTGCCCGAGATGACTTAAAAGATGGTGGTGCGGAAGTTTTTGCAGAAACAGTAAGAGCAGTGCGCCGTAAAAATCCTTTTTGTACAATTGAAGTACTCCCCTCTGACATGATGGGAATTAAAGAAAATTTAGAAACGTTGATGAGGCCAAAACCCAATATTCTTAATCATAATATTGAAACAGTAAGGCGTTTGACTCCAACAGTCCGAGCACGGGCAACGTATAATCGTTCGCTTGATTTTCTACGATATGCTAAAGAGCTTCATTTTGATATTCCTACGAAATCTAGTTTAATGGTTGGATTAGGAGAGACTATAGAAGAAATTATCGAATTAATGGATGACTTACGAACGAATAACGTAGATATAATGACTATTGGTCAGTATTTACAGCCAACCAAAAATCACTTAAAGGTAAAAAAATACTATAATCCTAACGAATTTTTGGAACTAAAAAAAATCGCATTGTCTAAAGGTTTTAAGCACTGCGAAGCAGGCCCTTTGGTACGATCTTCCTATCACGCAGATGAACAAGTTAGTGTAGCGAATAGATAG
- a CDS encoding acetoin reductase, protein MMKGNGQVALITGAARGIGRGIALRLAKDGFDVVVNDIDSEAIHLVAEEIQALGRRSKAIVADVSSGKEVDEMVDQAVDQFGTLDVMVPNAGIAQVKQAIEITEEDWDKVFSVNSKGVFLCARAAARQMIKQKNGKIVNCASIAGHDGFSLLSHYSAAKFAVVGFTQALAKELGPYGITVNAYCPGIVGTDMWELIDEKMGEYLGLVKGEALKKYSELISLGRVETPEDVASLVSYLASSDADYMTGQSINICGGIVMN, encoded by the coding sequence ATGATGAAAGGTAATGGACAAGTTGCCCTTATAACAGGTGCTGCAAGGGGTATAGGTAGAGGAATTGCATTGAGATTAGCCAAAGATGGGTTTGATGTGGTGGTAAATGATATAGATTCGGAAGCAATTCATCTTGTTGCTGAGGAAATCCAAGCTTTAGGAAGACGATCAAAGGCCATTGTGGCTGACGTCAGCAGCGGAAAAGAAGTGGATGAAATGGTCGATCAGGCTGTAGATCAATTCGGGACTCTGGATGTTATGGTACCCAACGCCGGTATTGCTCAAGTAAAACAAGCAATAGAGATAACAGAAGAAGATTGGGATAAAGTGTTTTCAGTAAATTCCAAAGGAGTCTTTTTATGTGCACGAGCAGCTGCCCGTCAAATGATCAAGCAAAAAAACGGAAAAATTGTTAATTGCGCCAGTATAGCTGGACATGATGGCTTTAGCCTATTGTCTCATTACAGTGCAGCAAAATTTGCTGTTGTTGGTTTCACACAAGCTTTGGCTAAAGAATTAGGACCATATGGTATTACGGTCAATGCCTATTGTCCGGGAATTGTGGGAACGGATATGTGGGAGCTGATTGATGAGAAAATGGGGGAATATTTGGGACTAGTTAAAGGTGAAGCACTGAAAAAATACTCGGAACTTATCTCATTAGGTAGAGTGGAAACCCCTGAAGATGTAGCTTCCCTGGTTTCTTACCTGGCATCTAGTGATGCGGACTATATGACAGGACAGTCTATTAATATATGTGGTGGAATCGTAATGAATTAA
- the lpdA gene encoding dihydrolipoyl dehydrogenase, whose amino-acid sequence MTIAIIGGGPAGYVAAIIAAQQEEEVILIEEKDLGGTCLNEGCMPTKSLLQSAETFEKVKKAEQFGISVPLEQININWTNVLSHKKAVVNQLVQGIGYLMKKNKIRVLQGKASFVTEDSIAVEHQGKEQVIEADRIIISTGSEPVSLPFAPFDGDWVLHSGQAMSLREIPSSLLIVGGGVIGCEFASIYSRMGTKVTMVEMADQLLPGEDQDVAAILQQELENSNVSVYTSASLQQITKENKTAVVGYNGKIHELSADYLLVSVGRKARIEGLGLENIGVQVSKQGITVNQHMQTNLPHVYACGDVIGGIQLAHVAFHEGTIAATHACGEDATANYRAVPRCIYTAPEIASVGMTEEQARLKYGNIRTGEFSLAANGKALISKEQIGKVKIIVETEFNEIVGISIIGPHATELIGQGTTLLHLETTVDLMEDFIAAHPTLSEAIHEGLLNTVGHAVHA is encoded by the coding sequence ATGACCATTGCAATCATTGGCGGTGGTCCTGCTGGTTATGTGGCGGCGATTATAGCCGCCCAGCAGGAAGAAGAAGTTATTCTTATTGAAGAAAAAGATTTAGGGGGTACTTGCTTAAATGAGGGATGTATGCCTACAAAATCGCTATTACAAAGTGCTGAAACGTTTGAAAAAGTAAAAAAAGCGGAGCAATTTGGTATCAGTGTACCACTAGAGCAGATCAACATTAATTGGACCAATGTTCTAAGTCATAAGAAAGCGGTTGTTAATCAGCTTGTACAAGGAATTGGCTATTTGATGAAAAAAAATAAGATCCGAGTATTACAAGGAAAGGCATCATTTGTAACGGAAGACAGCATAGCAGTAGAGCATCAAGGGAAAGAACAAGTGATCGAGGCTGATCGAATCATTATATCAACCGGTTCAGAACCTGTTAGTTTACCATTTGCTCCTTTTGATGGTGATTGGGTCTTACACAGTGGACAAGCCATGTCTCTACGAGAGATTCCTTCTTCCTTATTGATTGTGGGAGGAGGTGTGATAGGCTGTGAATTTGCAAGCATATATAGTCGTATGGGTACCAAGGTAACAATGGTAGAGATGGCCGATCAACTTCTTCCAGGGGAAGATCAAGATGTGGCTGCTATACTTCAACAAGAATTAGAGAACTCCAATGTTTCCGTCTATACATCGGCATCCTTACAACAAATTACAAAAGAGAATAAGACCGCCGTAGTTGGATACAACGGCAAAATTCACGAACTGAGCGCAGATTATCTATTAGTGTCGGTTGGCAGAAAGGCGAGAATAGAAGGGTTGGGCCTTGAAAATATAGGTGTACAAGTCTCCAAACAAGGAATAACGGTTAATCAGCATATGCAGACAAACTTACCCCATGTATACGCATGTGGTGATGTTATTGGCGGTATCCAGCTGGCCCATGTCGCATTTCACGAAGGAACGATTGCTGCAACACATGCTTGTGGAGAAGATGCAACAGCAAATTATCGTGCTGTTCCGAGATGTATCTATACAGCTCCTGAAATTGCCAGTGTTGGAATGACAGAAGAACAAGCAAGGTTAAAATACGGAAATATTCGAACTGGTGAGTTCTCTCTTGCAGCTAATGGGAAAGCACTTATTTCAAAGGAACAAATAGGTAAAGTCAAAATAATCGTAGAGACGGAATTTAACGAGATTGTAGGAATATCGATAATCGGCCCTCATGCAACGGAATTAATTGGACAAGGAACAACCCTTTTACACTTGGAAACAACAGTGGATTTGATGGAGGATTTTATAGCAGCCCATCCTACATTATCTGAAGCGATCCATGAAGGACTTTTAAACACGGTTGGTCATGCTGTGCATGCTTAG
- a CDS encoding permease, with translation MFRGFHTYVTDFTGILVIGIVIYFIYMTDWLGQNWLHSLPESFQQLNTIFLSILIEAIPFVLIGVLIAGFIQIFITEEHIERWIPKNKMSAVTMSCVVGAFFPACECGIVPIVRRLVTKGVPIYAGVGFLLTGPLINPIVILSTYMAFGNDAKMAGLRMGIGFLAALIIAFIVSIFYKSTQLKHPRDTAAESSPKYKTTLFQRLADMLKHSIDEFFDMGKFLIIGAFVAAFFQTYVSSSSLFVLGEGLMGSMLVMMGLAYFLSLCSEADAFIGASFRSLFSPASILAFLVYGPMIDLKNTIMLLSVFKTKFVITLLCLITFVVFICVGATNLL, from the coding sequence ATGTTTCGTGGGTTCCATACGTATGTCACTGATTTTACTGGTATTTTAGTGATCGGCATTGTTATCTATTTTATTTATATGACTGATTGGTTGGGACAGAACTGGCTGCATTCTCTTCCAGAATCTTTTCAACAATTAAATACTATATTTTTAAGTATTTTAATAGAAGCCATTCCCTTCGTTTTAATAGGTGTGCTGATTGCCGGTTTTATCCAGATTTTTATTACAGAAGAACATATTGAGCGCTGGATTCCAAAAAACAAAATGTCAGCTGTTACAATGAGTTGTGTTGTTGGAGCCTTTTTTCCTGCTTGTGAATGTGGGATTGTGCCCATTGTAAGAAGACTTGTGACAAAAGGGGTGCCGATTTATGCAGGAGTTGGCTTTCTACTAACAGGCCCGTTAATTAATCCTATCGTTATTTTATCTACGTATATGGCATTTGGAAATGATGCGAAAATGGCGGGATTACGAATGGGGATAGGTTTTTTGGCAGCATTAATTATCGCTTTTATTGTGAGTATTTTCTATAAATCTACTCAACTAAAACATCCGCGGGATACAGCAGCTGAATCTAGCCCTAAGTATAAAACAACTCTTTTTCAAAGACTAGCAGACATGCTGAAACATTCCATCGATGAATTTTTTGATATGGGGAAATTCTTGATTATTGGAGCGTTTGTTGCGGCATTTTTTCAAACCTATGTGTCTTCGTCATCTCTTTTTGTACTTGGAGAAGGTCTTATGGGATCTATGCTTGTCATGATGGGACTAGCTTATTTTTTATCGCTGTGTTCAGAGGCCGATGCATTTATTGGTGCATCGTTTAGATCTTTATTTTCGCCTGCTTCTATATTAGCTTTCCTCGTTTACGGCCCTATGATTGATTTAAAAAATACCATTATGCTGCTTAGTGTGTTTAAAACAAAGTTTGTCATAACGTTATTATGCTTGATAACTTTTGTTGTATTTATATGTGTTGGTGCCACCAATTTATTATAA
- a CDS encoding MFS transporter, with protein MLKEETPQLLLVLQPPMRKDRIQPQVTIIPFYVIFLREVGADFSEFGLAYGLFTLSSALVHRWIGKISDASGRKYILLISAWGTSVIFLLFPVVFEIWQVYVLQMILGVFGAMQKTSEKALVVDFTEGRQRGEKIGSYHFWVSIFSGFAVIAGGFFIDLFTVDIIFYIGSIILFISGGLILKIEERRI; from the coding sequence ATGCTGAAGGAAGAAACACCACAACTGTTGCTGGTGCTACAGCCGCCCATGCGGAAGGACAGAATACAACCGCAAGTGACGATTATTCCATTTTATGTCATTTTCCTTCGGGAAGTCGGGGCGGATTTTTCGGAATTTGGGTTGGCTTATGGATTATTTACACTAAGCTCTGCTCTTGTTCACCGCTGGATCGGGAAAATTTCCGATGCCAGCGGGAGAAAATATATTCTCTTGATCAGTGCGTGGGGAACTTCCGTTATCTTTTTGCTGTTCCCTGTTGTCTTTGAAATATGGCAGGTTTACGTTCTTCAAATGATTTTAGGCGTATTTGGAGCGATGCAGAAAACAAGTGAAAAAGCACTGGTCGTAGACTTTACAGAAGGAAGGCAGAGAGGAGAAAAAATAGGCTCCTATCATTTCTGGGTCTCCATCTTTTCTGGATTTGCCGTTATCGCCGGCGGCTTTTTCATTGATCTTTTTACCGTCGATATTATTTTTTACATCGGTTCCATTATTCTGTTTATAAGTGGTGGATTGATTTTGAAAATTGAGGAGCGGCGTATATAG
- a CDS encoding aldehyde dehydrogenase family protein, translated as MENTLNINPRVLEFLKGHKKLLINGQWVESTSEKTFETLDPSNKKVLAVVNQAGREDVDKAVRAARKAFEEGPWKRMSASERGRLIYKLADLMEERQEELAQLETLDNGKPIRESQHADVPLAIDHFRYYAGWATKIVGQTIPVSGEFLNYTRHEPIGVVGQIIPWNFPLLMSAWKLGAALATGCTTVLKPAPQTPLSALYLGELALEAGFPEGVINIIPGDGPVTGAALVEHPDVDKVAFTGSTPVGKNIMRQCAGTLKKISLELGGKSPNIILPDADMKQALPGALTGVMFNQGQVCCAGSRLFIQKKSYDNVVADLASLAQNIRQGPGMEQTTEMGPLVSQTQFNTVSEYIENGKEEGAELVSGGDYDHNNGYFVKPTIFANVNDDMTIAKQEIFGPVVAAMPFENLDDVINRANDSDYGLAAGLWTQNLKNAHYVANELKAGTVWVNCYNTFDAASPFGGYKQSGIGREMGSYALENYTEIKSVWINLK; from the coding sequence ATGGAAAATACATTAAATATAAATCCCCGAGTTCTTGAATTTTTGAAAGGCCATAAAAAGCTTTTAATCAATGGACAATGGGTTGAATCCACTTCAGAGAAAACATTTGAAACACTTGATCCATCAAATAAAAAAGTCTTAGCTGTTGTAAACCAAGCGGGCCGTGAAGATGTGGATAAAGCTGTAAGAGCTGCTCGAAAAGCGTTTGAAGAAGGCCCGTGGAAAAGAATGAGCGCTTCTGAACGAGGAAGGCTTATATACAAGTTAGCAGATTTAATGGAAGAACGACAGGAAGAACTAGCCCAATTAGAAACACTCGATAATGGTAAACCAATTCGTGAATCACAACATGCCGATGTACCTCTAGCTATAGATCATTTTCGTTATTATGCAGGATGGGCAACCAAAATTGTAGGTCAAACCATACCTGTTTCGGGGGAATTTTTGAACTATACTCGGCATGAACCAATTGGTGTAGTTGGGCAAATCATTCCGTGGAACTTTCCCTTGCTTATGTCCGCTTGGAAATTAGGTGCTGCACTGGCAACAGGATGTACTACGGTCTTAAAACCGGCACCGCAAACTCCCCTTTCAGCTCTTTATTTAGGGGAATTAGCCTTGGAAGCAGGTTTTCCTGAAGGTGTGATCAATATCATCCCAGGTGATGGTCCAGTTACGGGAGCGGCTCTAGTCGAACATCCAGACGTGGATAAAGTTGCTTTCACCGGCTCTACACCAGTAGGAAAGAATATTATGCGTCAATGTGCTGGAACATTGAAAAAAATTTCTCTGGAGCTCGGCGGGAAATCACCGAACATTATTTTGCCGGATGCTGACATGAAACAAGCATTACCAGGTGCTTTAACAGGGGTCATGTTTAACCAGGGCCAAGTGTGCTGTGCAGGTTCCCGTCTCTTTATTCAAAAAAAATCCTATGACAATGTGGTAGCTGATCTAGCGTCGCTCGCACAGAACATTAGACAAGGTCCAGGTATGGAACAGACAACGGAAATGGGCCCATTAGTATCTCAAACGCAATTTAATACTGTTAGTGAATATATTGAAAATGGAAAAGAAGAAGGGGCTGAACTTGTTTCAGGCGGAGATTATGACCATAACAACGGTTACTTTGTTAAACCTACTATTTTTGCAAATGTAAATGATGATATGACCATCGCAAAACAGGAAATCTTTGGACCTGTTGTGGCAGCTATGCCGTTTGAAAATTTAGATGATGTTATTAATCGAGCAAATGATTCCGATTATGGGTTAGCAGCAGGGTTATGGACTCAAAATCTGAAAAATGCTCACTATGTTGCCAATGAGTTGAAAGCTGGAACGGTATGGGTAAATTGCTATAACACATTTGATGCAGCATCACCTTTTGGAGGATACAAACAAAGCGGTATTGGTAGAGAAATGGGAAGTTATGCATTAGAAAATTATACGGAAATAAAAAGTGTATGGATTAATTTAAAATAA